The uncultured Methanobrevibacter sp. genome includes a window with the following:
- a CDS encoding sortase, with product MNKPTISTIIVIICLLIIGLYAMGEVNYFSTKVAVENSNPIDTPKILIPSIGVDEQINTESLNLGVLSDPGENVPTQDPVILYGHRTLQGSPFLRLNELGNGDTFLLEWPGIGELKYSVVSTQIVPATYQLNAEGANTVYLITCDPIGSTENRMIVQGTLIEQGPINTLAMQSNPQASNALIITVIFLVIGLIFSFLYPKDNRIYILACVLIIFAILLFCCIHPIPSEQIYDKIMFLNGGAWNGG from the coding sequence ATGAATAAACCAACAATATCCACTATAATTGTTATAATTTGTTTACTGATTATAGGATTATATGCAATGGGGGAGGTAAACTATTTTTCAACAAAAGTGGCTGTTGAAAATAGTAACCCTATTGACACTCCCAAAATTTTAATCCCTTCAATAGGTGTTGACGAACAAATTAACACAGAATCATTGAATCTGGGCGTATTAAGTGATCCTGGAGAAAATGTGCCAACCCAAGATCCAGTCATATTGTATGGGCATAGGACACTTCAGGGCTCACCGTTCCTAAGATTGAACGAACTGGGAAATGGAGACACATTTCTGCTTGAATGGCCAGGAATTGGAGAATTGAAGTATAGTGTTGTAAGTACACAAATCGTGCCTGCAACATATCAACTGAATGCGGAAGGGGCAAACACAGTCTATCTGATAACCTGCGATCCGATTGGGTCAACAGAAAACAGAATGATAGTTCAGGGAACACTGATTGAACAAGGCCCTATCAATACGCTAGCTATGCAAAGCAATCCACAGGCATCAAATGCCCTTATAATCACTGTAATATTTTTGGTTATCGGACTGATATTCAGTTTCCTTTATCCTAAAGACAACAGAATATACATTCTGGCATGTGTACTGATTATTTTTGCAATTCTTTTATTCTGTTGCATACATCCAATCCCATCCGAACAAATTTACGATAAGATTATGTTTTTAAATGGAGGTGCATGGAATGGAGGTTGA
- a CDS encoding dihydroneopterin aldolase family protein: MEVDEKYFSNITTRERAIFEGAISMGALFHQFVGTPVNKNTKESLEKAMEESLNLQPAIEKVEVKIRFDKLEEAMTEFDYTSLTGDMLDVKIHTKVDDVVAVIRIEFIEELNYPLMYVEDIKD, translated from the coding sequence ATGGAGGTTGATGAAAAATACTTTTCAAATATAACAACCCGTGAAAGGGCAATATTTGAAGGCGCAATAAGCATGGGCGCACTGTTCCACCAGTTTGTAGGAACACCTGTCAATAAAAATACAAAGGAAAGCCTTGAAAAGGCAATGGAAGAATCTTTAAATCTGCAACCTGCTATTGAAAAGGTTGAAGTCAAAATAAGATTCGACAAGCTGGAAGAGGCAATGACTGAATTCGACTACACATCCCTTACCGGAGACATGCTGGATGTTAAAATACATACAAAAGTAGATGATGTGGTTGCAGTCATAAGAATAGAATTCATCGAAGAGTTAAACTACCCATTGATGTATGTTGAAGATATCAAGGATTAA
- the mfnA gene encoding tyrosine decarboxylase MfnA produces MDDKPVDKKIILEELEELHKLDYDYADGRILGSMCTEAHPFAKEVYCKFLDTNLGDPGLFRGTKTIEKKVIESIGKMLSLDNAYGNIVTGGTEANLMAIRAARNHARKYKGITDGEIIIPDSAHFSFKKAADMLNLKIVEAKLDDNYKIDVESVKRAISSKTVAIVAIAGTTELGLIDPIEEISKIAFENNIYFHVDAAFGGFSIPFLRESGYDLPVFDFSLEGVCSITVDPHKMGLAPIPAGGIIFRREEYLDVMAVDSPYLTVKTQSTIVGTRLGASSAATYAIMKYFGKEGYFKLIKRLMDDTMFFYENLKKLGYEIVCEPELNIVAFNHPDMDANVLAEKLENLGWKVSVAKCPVAIRVVLMNHIKRNHLEELLKDLKDIF; encoded by the coding sequence ATGGACGATAAACCAGTAGATAAGAAGATTATTCTCGAGGAATTGGAGGAATTGCATAAGTTGGATTATGATTATGCAGATGGTAGGATTTTGGGATCAATGTGTACTGAAGCACATCCATTTGCTAAGGAAGTCTATTGTAAATTCCTGGATACCAATTTAGGGGACCCTGGTCTTTTCAGGGGAACCAAAACAATTGAGAAAAAGGTCATAGAATCTATTGGGAAAATGTTGTCTTTGGACAATGCCTATGGTAATATTGTTACTGGTGGAACCGAAGCAAATTTAATGGCAATACGTGCTGCAAGAAATCATGCAAGGAAATATAAGGGAATAACTGATGGTGAAATAATCATTCCTGATTCCGCTCATTTTTCTTTTAAAAAAGCGGCCGATATGTTGAATTTGAAAATTGTGGAAGCCAAACTTGATGACAATTATAAAATTGATGTTGAATCCGTAAAAAGGGCTATATCTTCCAAAACTGTAGCTATTGTGGCAATTGCCGGAACAACTGAGTTGGGATTAATCGATCCAATAGAGGAAATTTCAAAAATTGCTTTTGAAAACAATATATATTTCCATGTTGATGCTGCATTCGGTGGATTTTCAATCCCTTTCTTAAGAGAATCCGGTTATGATTTGCCCGTTTTTGACTTTTCACTTGAGGGAGTCTGTTCAATAACTGTTGACCCTCACAAGATGGGTCTGGCTCCGATTCCTGCGGGGGGAATAATTTTCAGACGTGAAGAGTATCTTGATGTCATGGCTGTTGATTCGCCATATCTGACAGTCAAAACTCAATCCACAATTGTTGGAACCCGTTTGGGTGCCTCATCCGCCGCAACTTATGCCATAATGAAATATTTCGGAAAAGAAGGTTATTTCAAACTTATTAAGAGGTTGATGGATGATACAATGTTTTTTTATGAAAACTTGAAAAAATTAGGTTATGAAATCGTCTGTGAACCTGAACTGAATATTGTTGCCTTTAATCATCCTGATATGGATGCGAATGTTTTGGCAGAAAAATTAGAAAATTTAGGATGGAAAGTTTCCGTTGCAAAATGTCCGGTTGCCATCCGTGTTGTTTTAATGAATCACATTAAAAGAAATCATTTGGAAGAGTTGTTAAAAGATTTAAAGGATATTTTTTAA